In Methanothermococcus okinawensis IH1, the genomic window TGTATATTCTTCTATTATCTTATTTATTGCCTCACTTTTATCTTTAAGGTTATATTTTGCCTTTATTATGTTAATTATTTGATTGTTTTCATCTGAAATATTTACTATTGCCTTAACCATAAATACCACCTTTTTATTTATATTATGTAAATATGGTATTAATATTATATTAATATTTG contains:
- a CDS encoding DUF2683 family protein — encoded protein: MVKAIVNISDENNQIINIIKAKYNLKDKSEAINKIIEEYTELLLEPELKPDYVEKIKKIMERNNMVEFDSVDELRRELGL